In a genomic window of Erigeron canadensis isolate Cc75 chromosome 5, C_canadensis_v1, whole genome shotgun sequence:
- the LOC122601751 gene encoding uncharacterized protein LOC122601751 encodes MLATKIGKPMMLDAYTSSMCIESWGRNSYVRALIELDSEHDIRKELTIGIPDMVGDGISRVVIKVEYEWQPPRCATCKIFGHCDEQYPKLIKNTAQAVNENVNKDGFVTSNGSKVTDVTATTSENTGSLGASPTNQNKGSQDAPLKNSYGALSGDEGNGMPSNTPKEPTDENDVINTYNETAEYMVNSEGGSRIILGWDPCIVDVMVLSATDQVIHKQIYYKIDKKAMLCSFVYAHNSYLDRRELWSLSSQDYATGTSRIDITMGEFKDCVDELEIADVNSSGLQFTWTQKPKGKDGTHAMFQPYRTSYHAPAILCFPTAANRKQKPFQFSNVLVHHSKFQQVVSKFLRSELDAAQRDLDKNPSNVQLREEHAAYLQAFNDVVIDEERFLKQKAKVNCLRVGDSNTTYFHMVVKARRSINRIDSVLDSHGNRVEGDALISAFVAHYKAFLGSPGVTSLLNTNDLFTKRLSSEQVSSMIKDVSADEIKQALFDIGDDKAPGPDGFTAAFFKSAWDIVGADVIGAVQDFFSSGKVLKEVNHTIISLLAKVASPTLITDFRPIALCNVIFKCVTKVLANRIKGCLSDIVCSNQSAFIPGRSISDNILLTQELMHNYHLDNDIRTFPLEKKSWTAPMTSKWMFKKLTIRWIGDS; translated from the exons ATGTTGGCAACTAAGATTGGAAAACCAATGATGTTAGATGCATATACAAGCTCAATGTGTATAGAATCATGGGGTCGTAATAGTTATGTACGTGCCCTTATTGAGTTAGACTCAGAACATGATATTAGAAAGGAACTCACTATTGGCATACCAGATATGGTTGGAGATGGGATTTCAAGAGTGGTTATTAAAGTTGAATATGAATGGCAGCCTCCACGTTGTGCTACATGTAAAATTTTTGGTCATTGTGATGAACAGTATCCCAAGCTGATTAAAAACACTGCACAGGCTGTTAATGAAAATGTTAATAAGGATGGCTTTGTGACA tcaaacgggtcaaaagtcacgGATGTTACAGCAACAACGAGTGAAAACACAGGAAGTTTAGGGGCAAGTCCAACTAATCAGAATAAAGGTAGCCAAGATGCCCCTTTAAAGAATTCATATGGTGCTCTATCAGGTGACGAGGGGAATGGCATGCCATCTAATACTCCTAAGGAGCCAACTGATGAGAATGATGTAATAAATACCTACAATGAAACCGCTGAATATATGGTTAACTCTGAGGGG GGGTCTCGAATCATTTTGGGTTGGGATCCTTGTATTGTGGATGTAATGGTGTTATCTGCAACAGATCAAGTAATTCACAAACAAATCTATTATAAGATTGATAAAAAGGCTATGCTATGCTCGTTTGTATATGCTCATAATTCCTATCTTGACAGAAGGGAGCTATGGT CGCTTTCATCACAAGATTATGCAACTGGTACTTCTAGAATAGATATCACAATGGGGGAGTTTAAAGATTGTGTTGATGAGCTTGAGATTGCTGATGTTAACAGTTCGGGTCTTCAGTTTACATGGACTCAAAAGCCGAAAGGAAAGGATG gTACTCATGCGATGTTTCAGCCTTACAGAACTTCCTATCATGCACCTGCCATTTTATGTTTCCCCACGGCTGCAAATCGCAAACAGAAACCATTTCAGTTTTCAAACGTTCTTGTGCATCACTCAAAATTTCAACAGGTGGTTTCAA AGTTTTTGCGTTCCGAGTTAGATGCTGCTCAACGTGATTTAGACAAGAACCCGTCAAATGTCCAACTCAGAGAAGAACATGCAGCCTACTTACAAGCCTTTAATGATGTCGTGATTGATGAAGAAAGATTTCTGAAGCAAAAGGCAAAAGTAAATTGCCTGCGTGTTGGAGATTCAAATACGACCTATTTCCACATGGTCGTGAAAGCGCGTAGGTCCATAAATAGAATTGATTCAGTTTTGGACTCTCATGGTAACAGGGTTGAAGGTGACGCTCTTATTTCTGCATTTGTGGCACACTACAAAGCATTTTTGGGCTCCCCTGGGGTGACTTCGTTGCTTAATACAAATGACTTATTCACCAAGAGATTATCTTCTGAACAGGTGAGTTCAATGATAAAGGATGTGTCTGCAGATGAGATAAAACAGGCGTTATTTGACATTGGAGACGATAAGGCCCCAGGACCGGATGGTTTCACGGCTGCTTTCTTTAAATCAGCATGGGATATTGTTGGTGCTGATGTCATTGGAGCAGTCCAAGATTTCTTTTCGAGTGGGAAAGTTCTGAAAGAGGTGAATCACACTATAATCTCATTACTTGCTAAGGTAGCCTCTCCTACTCTTATAACTGATTTCAGACCGATTGCCCTTTGTAACGTGATTTTTAAATGCGTTACAAAAGTCCTTGCGAACAGAATAAAGGGTTGTTTATCGGACATTGTTTGTTCTAATCAGTCAGCGTTTATCCCTGGGCGGAGTATTTCAGATAACATCCTGCTCACTCAGGAACTCATGCATAATTACCACCTAGACAATGACATCAGAACTTTCCCACTCGAAAAGAAATCTTGGACTGCTCCAATGACATCAAAGTGGATGTTCAAAAAGCTTACGATACGATGGATTGGAGATTCCTAA
- the LOC122601752 gene encoding putative pentatricopeptide repeat-containing protein At1g12700, mitochondrial translates to MGFCFKQGVEPHVSTCNTLLKGFTREQMTYEAEQLFRLMNRRQLCEPNFATYKTMIEGLCKVGSHYAAIDNVNDSLKSFDVMIHQRPVPSVVRFTGLLHHVVTQLKHYSCSLDLFKQICAFGFPVNKYTSGIAVKCYCRLRRSKHGLTVMGFCFKQGVEPHVSICNTLLKGFIREQMTYEAEHLFRLMNRRQLCEPYLATYKIMIEGLCKVGSHYAAIGLLRLIDHRRLKVDVVTYNMIFDSLCKDVVVIDDVFKLFKEMVRHKDITPNVHTYNSLIYNLSKLGRWDEVCGMLKQMEAANIHLEVKTFNTIVDVLCKGFRITAAEVVINIMDETGSKYLPDADTYNSLIEAYGRRYDMRQARRVFDSLASKCIKPNSATYNKLMLGYLWDENLHKFLEFYNLSYDGRLHDSVWFATCSSSYIKTLMLGKYKDAVALFHLMDGRGRNINIDVHTNLIRHAIRCQKFDDARRFFHDLLFADISPPESKRKAIAFKVQHGDLDRVAKHVIFKAWFPQN, encoded by the exons ATGGGGTTTTGCTTCAAACAAGGTGTGGAACCTCATGTCTCCACTTGTAATACGCTCTTAAAAGGGTTCACTCGGGAACAAATGACTTATGAGGCAGAGCAGCTGTTTCGTCTCATGAACAGACGCCAACTATGTGAGCCTAATTTTGCCACCTACAAGACTATGATTGAAGGGCTTTGTAAGGTCGGGTCTCACTATGCAGCCATTG ATAATGTGAATGATTCCTTGAAATCGTTCGATGTGATGATACACCAACGGCCCGTTCCCTCTGTAGTTAGGTTTACTGGATTGTTACATCATGTCGTTACCCAGCTAAAACATTATTCCTGTTCCCTCGATCTTTTTAAGCAAATATGTGCATTTGGTTTCCCTGTTAACAAGTACACTTCAGGTATAGCCGTAAAATGTTATTGTCGATTGCGTCGCTCAAAACACGGCCTTACAGTCATGGGCTTTTGCTTCAAACAAGGTGTGGAACCTCATGTCTCCATTTGCAATACGCTCCTAAAAGGGTTCATTCGGGAACAAATGACTTATGAGGCAGAGCACTTGTTTCGTCTCATGAACAGACGCCAACTATGTGAACCTTATTTAGCCACCTACAAGATTATGATTGAAGGGCTTTGTAAGGTCGGCTCTCACTATGCTGCCATTGGTTTGCTTAGGCTTATCGATCATCGGAGATTGAAGGTTGATGTGGTCACGTATAACATGATCTTTGATAGTCTTTGCAAAGACGTAGTAGTGATAGATGATGTTTTCAAGCTCTTTAAAGAAATGGTTCGTCACAAAGACATCACACCAAACGTACACACATACAACTCTTTGATTTATAACCTTTCTAAGCTAGGCCGTTGGGACGAGGTCTGTGGAATGCTAAAACAAATGGAGGCGGCAAACATCCATCTGGAAGTCAAGACTTTCAATACCATTGTTGATGTACTTTGCAAAGGATTTAGGATAACTGCAGCAGAAGTTGTGATCAACATCATGGATGAAACTGGTAGTAAGTATCTTCCTGATGCCGACACCTACAACTCACTTATCGAGGCTTATGGTCGGAGATATGACATGCGCCAAGCGAGGAGAGTTTTTGATTCGCTGGCCTCCAAATGCATCAAACCGAATAGCGCTACGTACAACAAGTTAATGCTTGGGTATCTCTGGGATGAAAATCTTCATAAGTTTTTGGAATTCTACAATTTGTCATATGACGGTCGACTTCATGACTCAGTATGGTTTGCTACATGCTCATCTAGTTATATAAAAACGTTAATGTTAGGCAAGTATAAAGATGCAGTTGCTTTGTTCCATCTGATGGATGGCAGAGGGAGgaatataaatattgatgtGCACACTAACCTCATTCGTCACGCAATCAGATGCCAGAAGTTTGATGAT
- the LOC122601750 gene encoding pentatricopeptide repeat-containing protein At1g62914, mitochondrial-like — protein sequence MCAFGFRVNKYTAGIAVKCYCRLRLSKHGLTVMGFCFKQGVEPHVSTCNMLLKGFIREQMTYEAEQLFRLMNRRQLYEPNLVTYKTMIEGLCKVGSHYAAIGLLSLCKDRGMIDDVYHLLIEMFYHKVIPPNVHTYNSMIYGMSKLGYWDDVCLMLKRMENEKIHQDVKTFNIIVDALCKLGKINEAQAVIDIMDKTSGKHTPDIVTYNSLIEAYGWKKGEMREARRVLDSLASKCIIPTTVTYYKLVLGLMFGKYKDAVGLFHLMDGSGMNSDAYVHIILIRRAIKCHKFDDARRFFHDLLVADISGHKKIQREAIKFKGLHGNLDRASRHVDFEEWFPRVKLNLDW from the exons ATGTGTGCTTTTGGTTTCCGTGTTAACAAGTACACTGCGGGCATAGCCGTAAAATGTTATTGTCGATTGCGTCTCTCAAAACACGGCCTTACAGTCATGGGCTTTTGCTTCAAACAAGGTGTGGAACCTCATGTCTCCACTTGCAATATGCTCCTAAAAGGGTTCATTCGGGAACAAATGACTTATGAGGCAGAACAGTTGTTTCGTCTCATGAACAGACGCCAACTATATGAACCTAATTTAGTGACCTACAAGACTATGATTGAAGGGCTTTGTAAGGTCGGCTCTCACTATGCTGCCATTGGTTTGCTTAG TCTCTGCAAAGACAGAGGAATGATAGATGATGTTTACCATCTATTGATAGAAATGTTTTATCACAAAGTCATCCCACCTAACGTCCACACATACAACTCTATGATCTATGGCATGTCTAAGTTAGGTTATTGGGACGATGTCTGTCTCATGCTTAAAAGAATGGAGAATGAAAAAATCCATCAGGATGTCAAAACTTTCAATATTATTGTCGATGCACTCTGCAAACTAGGTAAGATAAATGAAGCACAAGCCGTTATCGACATCATGGATAAGACCAGTGGTAAGCATACACCTGACATAGTCACCTACAATTCACTTATTGAGGCCTACGGTTGGAAAAAAGGGGAAATGCGCGAAGCAAGGAGAGTTCTTGATTCGTTGGCCTCCAAATGCATCATACCGACTACTGTTACTTACTACAAGTTAGTGCTTGG GTTAATGTTTGGCAAGTACAAAGATGCAGTTGGTTTGTTCCATCTGATGGATGGCAGCGGGATGAATTCAGATGCCTATGTGCACATTATACTCATTCGTCGCGCAATCAAATGCCACAAGTTTGATGACGCGAGGCGCTTTTTCCATGACTTACTTGTTGCAGACATATCAGGGCATAAAAAGATTCAACGTGAAGCGATAAAATTTAAAGGTCTACATGGGAATCTAGACAGAGCATCGCGACATGTGGATTTTGAAGAGTGGTTTCCTCGggttaaattgaatttagattGGTGA